The genomic DNA gtgtgtgaaaAACAGGAAAGAAAAGCGAGGTGAAAGAAACAACCATCATGGGCGCCGGGTCAGGCTTCGCCCTCAAGGGCATCCAGTGGTTCATCCGCGGCGTGCAGTtctgctgcgccgccctcatcctcggcgtcttctCCTACTTCCTCGCCACCCTGCACAACCACGACCTGCCCATCGCCACCtcggtcaaggccgtcgagggcatctcgggcgccgccgtcctctacaccatcgccgccctgctgctgctgtgctgcctcgccggcttcctcctcacctcgctcgtcgccatggtcCTCGACGTCTGCTTCATCGGCGCCTTCATCtacgtcgccgtcgccaaccgcagcggcgccacctcGTGCAGCGGCTACCTCGACACCCCctttggccgcggcgacgccggcgccgtcgccgagggccgcacGGGGGGCTTCACCGCCCTGCCTAGCTTCCGCACCGCCTGTCGCCTGCAGACGGCCTGTCTGGCCGtctccatcatcgccatgtGAGTAAATTCCGAtaacggggaggggggtttCCCGTCCGTGGAGCCGTGCGTTGGCGGTGGTGTGGACAAAGTAAAAAAGTACTGACAGCATCTCTTTTGTCGtcagcttcttcttcatcttctcCCTCCTCATGGAaatcgccctcgtccgccaccaccgcaaGGAGAAGCGCTTCGGCCCCGGCCCGACCAACAACTACACCTCGGGCTACGGCACCAAGCGATCCAacagcgcggcgggcacgggAGGAGGCTTCCTGGGCCGCTTCCGCCGCAACAAGCACGCGcaggccaacaacaacaccgccgacgccctgcccgaGCACACGCACCCgagc from Purpureocillium takamizusanense chromosome 4, complete sequence includes the following:
- a CDS encoding uncharacterized protein (TransMembrane:4 (i14-35o55-74i81-99o144-169i)~EggNog:ENOG503P1U0), which translates into the protein MGAGSGFALKGIQWFIRGVQFCCAALILGVFSYFLATLHNHDLPIATSVKAVEGISGAAVLYTIAALLLLCCLAGFLLTSLVAMVLDVCFIGAFIYVAVANRSGATSCSGYLDTPFGRGDAGAVAEGRTGGFTALPSFRTACRLQTACLAVSIIAIFFFIFSLLMEIALVRHHRKEKRFGPGPTNNYTSGYGTKRSNSAAGTGGGFLGRFRRNKHAQANNNTADALPEHTHPSQLGGDSAAARQSYGTENTAYYGHDGRGPSADYAKQEAGYGYPSVGNGNVPQTTGYAPAPAAAVPPAAATPGGGFQQQPTTGGAGVAGSGGGGAWHVQPQINELPANYRYGDGVYERS